In the Silurus meridionalis isolate SWU-2019-XX chromosome 6, ASM1480568v1, whole genome shotgun sequence genome, one interval contains:
- the LOC124387552 gene encoding B-cell receptor CD22-like: LARTRNYNNDDSYTEFSEPVKITVKEGRPHPVLSVSPQNWLTEGDSVTLSCEVTDSSTDWTFSWYTVVPYRDGVTATQNSHFSVMYVELLSDSSRGSGGSYTLSPSALHHTGVYVCRGERGEPAFYTLYSNPQPLWISGESPPVSLIISPSRTQHFTDDSLSLSCEDQSNSTGWTVRRYTESKGVLDCSQWGSVTGSTCNISFLSTSYTGVYWCESESGENSNPVNITVHEGDVILESSVHPVTEGHPLTLHCLYRNTNPSNLRADFYKDGSVVQNQTTGEIIIHKVSKSDEGFYHCKHPERGESPRSWISVRRPSHVEAPFSVLMLISSVVTASPYLLITIILLVKCYRARAHTDEDRIENAVIEE; the protein is encoded by the exons CTTGCACGCACAAGAAACTACAACAATGACGACTCCTACACAGAGTTCAGTGAACCTGTTAAGATTACAGTAAAAG AAGGGAGACCACATCCAGTACTGAGTGTATCTCCACAGAACtggctgactgaaggagactcagTGACTCTAAGCTGTGAGGTTACAGACTCCTCTACAGACTGGACATTCAGCTGGTACACAGTTGTTCCCTACAGAGACGGAGTAACTGCAACACAAAATAGTCATTTCTCTGTAATGTATGTGGAGCTTCtctcagacagcagcagaggatctggaggctcctacactctcagtccttctgctcttcatcacacaggagtttatgtgtgtagaggagagagaggagaaccagccttttacacactgtacagcaaTCCACAGCCTCTATGGATCTCTG gtgaatctcctccagtgtctctgatcatcagtcccagcagaactcaacactttactgatgactctctctcactgagctgtgaggaccagagtaactctactggatggacagtgagacgaTATACAGAGAGTAAAGGAGTGTTAGATTGTTCACAGTGGGGATCAGTTACAGGATCTACGTGTAACATCAGCTTCCTCTCCACATCctacactggagtttactggtgtgagtctgaatctggagaaaacagtaatcctgtcaacatcacagttcatg AAGGTGATGTGATCCTGGAGAGTTCTGTCCATCCTGTGACTGAGGGACATCCTCTGACTCTACACTGTTTATATCGTAACACAAATCCCTCAAACCTCCGAGCTGATTTCTATAAAGATGGATCAGTCGTCCAGAACCAGACTACAGGAGAGATAATCATCCATAAAGTCTCAAAGTCAGATGAAGGAttctaccactgtaaacacccagagagaggagagtcaccgagaagctggatctcagtcagac GTCCATCACATGTAGAAGCTCCATTCTCAGTGCTCATGCTGATCAGTAGTGTAGTGACGGCATCTCCATATCTGCTGATCACCATCATTCTGCTGGTCAAATGTTACAGAGCTCGAG